The DNA region TTATCTTGATATTCTtgtatcatcattaacatcaccaagaaatattacaaattgataaaaaaaaaaaaaaaaaaaacaaattcatataatatatatatttttttttatacaatgtaCAGAGTTCTGATAGTCATCtgttgattgaatttttttataaatataaaaaacccaaaacctaaataataataattgattaatattgtcattattaacgTCTCTAtctataaattgattaaatttttttcttaaaataattaGTAATATTAAAGTCTAGTTGGTGTCATTGATGATAGTGGTGATGATGGTCCATCAATACTCattctattattttgttcaatgACAATAGTTTCTTCAACAGTTTTGCTgccaattttttctttcagtgATTGATACAATGAATGAACAGCTTCATTATGctgtaaacaataattaattgtatttaaattatgtgTCTTGGatctattgaaatttatttaatcatgataaaatatataaatatttaaaataatttacctgaCTTGTTGGTTGTAGACCTTTCATCAAAGAGTGCAATCTTGCTGGTGGTAATTTTGGATAAATAtaccatagtaattttaataaatgtctTATAACATTATCCTTACCAAGACcagcaagaaaaaattcatcaaatataacAGTACAAAatgattcatttgaaaattcatctgacatatttaatattaatgatgaaacaAGTGTATGTAAAAATGGATCTTCAAATGCTCTTTGTCCATCACaatttgttaatattgatAGTACTCTCATTAATCCACGAGCATCACCACGTGTTTTACCACCAATATTTTGTCCAGATCCAATATTaccagtattattattattatttgagctattattaacattaccaccaccaacatGAAGTGCATAATACATTGCTAATACAGCAGCAACACCAGAACTTGTTGAATATGCTTGGCATGCATCTGGTGGTGGTCCAGAATGTTCAATAATTGCAATAGCACTTTCACGTTCATCTGGTggtaatttacaatttaattgacGTATTTGATCATCAACCATTAATGACATTAATGCtggtaaaaattttgtaacaaCTTGACTATCTAATTTTGGTTCTTTAAAATCTTGTGAATCAATCATATTCCATGCTGATAAACCAAGTGCTAACATACGTAATAAAAGAACAAGTACAGCATTATCACGTGGTAATGATTcggaatttattaaatgtaatgatattttaataactgaacttgctaaaaaattaacagcatATGGATCACAAAGTGTCATACTTAAATCACCTAATACTTGTTCTTGTCCTCTTTTAATACTATCTAAAAAACCTTGTAATTCACGTGATCTTTtaatatcaacatttttttcacGTATACATGCATCAAGACACCATGTAAATTTATGACACGGATCAACTGATATTATATCTTGTATTTCTGAATCATGTAATGCCATTAATAACTCAGCACGTAATGTAcaataatgtattatttttgtacGTAAAAATAATGTACGTAAAAATTGTAGTACCATGTCATATAGCTTAACACTGTGACCAATCATATGTgctaatttaataacaacatcACCTTGTCTACGTATTTTTGGTgatggtgaaaaaaataatgaatttaaattattatgatcaaATAATACTtgttctttttcaataatataacgACTAAATAATGGTGATACTTCATCACCAAATAAACTTTGATTATCTTTCCATATTTGACGTTTAACTTCAGTATCTGCTGAattatataattctttttcaCGTACAAGTACacgtaaatatttatcatcaatatgtGGTGTATTTCTTAATATACACATAACAATTGGACGTAATGCAGCAACTCTAACTGCTGAAAAACTTTTTGATAACATTTCCTTTAAACGTTTATCACCAGATGCACCTTTTTGTTCACGTTCATTACCAATTTCAGTTATACGTTTTATTAGCTTTTCACGTAGCTCTTCAAGTACTGATGCATGAAAATCTAAACGACGAACACCATGAAGATCCAACAGTGGTAACATTGGACGTAGAGATGGTAACAATACTCCATTTTCCAactatttaaatacatttttaaaaattaatatttatcattgtttaaacattaataataacattaataattattacctgAAATTCTTCAATTGCTTTTAATGGATCTGTACAACTTGTCAATGCATCACGAAGAGATATTTGTCCAGGTATTCCCAAATCATCCAGACCATTTCCACTTGTTGCaccattatttttacttgtactcattttttataaattaataataatatcaaataataataatgctatttataattgtttaataaaaatataaaaaacacttgtaaaaaaataaaacacttaaaaaaaaaacttatcaaaatataggtattgtttatatttttgaggttatgtttttatatattaaattcttttcttcttccatttattcattaatatataaaattattattaaataatatttattattaattaattgaataaaattaatttatacatttttaaataaacacttattcataattattgtttaataaaaacaaactagACAAGCCACTGTGTGTGGTGGTAAAcgacgtcaaaaaaaaaaatacacaaacatgatgatgatgatgatgatgattgatgatgatttcaAGCCACCTAGTGGAATTTATTTGAACCGATAGCAACGCGCGCGCGTTGATGatgtttatgatgatgatgatgacattCATCAGGGTGGGGAGAGATAATAACATtgcattgaattaaaaaaataaaaaaactaatcgtgttgttgaaggaaaaaaaaaatataatagaaggAAAATTTTTCAGTGTTCGGAGGTCAGTTACATATTACTCGTGGAAACCGGTAAATATGTATGTTAAATTTACTTGTCAGGATTTAATCCTGATGATGACTTTTTGGTTCAAGTAAAAATGCCAAATATTTACATCAACAATGTGAGtattcaataaacaaaatgtaccaatttatttatttaaaaacaaaaaatgtttaactaatttataattaaatactcagttgattttattacaacaattttaatttattttcagatgATTGTTGCTAGTAGtggataaattattgataattattttaattaattaaacaagtgATAGAATGGCTGAAGGAGGCTGTAATAATGAAGCCAAGACAAATGGTGATAAtccattatcaaaaaattcactAGAGATGAATGAATGTCTTGGCAATTGGTTGACGTATTTACAAGTaagctaaaaattaaataaatattgataaataataataattgctattgttatatattttaacagatGCTCAATGGATTGTGTTCAGCTGGTACAAAACTTGCccaatcattaaaaatattattatcaaatcatGAAGCAATACTTGATTGTCGATTAACTGGACAATGTTTATTAGGATGGGAAGAATTAACACGTGCAACTAGCATTGCAAGTAATACTGTTAAACATCATGTTGTAACAGCATTACGTGATCATGAAACACGTGATAATGATAGTGAAAAACACgttagttgaataaattattaattcaaatataaatcaaagtataaaaataaatatcataatgaaaaatttagacCTTGATACATGGACTACAAACTTTGCCCTCCAAAAAGCAAAGAAaacaatattgatttaatgtcaagttacaaataaataatcatgaattttaattaatactaaagaattattatttccttaTTTACAGGATATACTTCGTGACAATTTATTGACCTTCATAAATTTACAGTATCAATTTTGTGTGGCTTGCTGTCAATGTTtaggtaataaatttattttaacaaacattaaataaaattaaaaaagtaatctaataatatatttaaaatcatataaaatagGTGGAATGGCTGAATGTTCATGTGGTAAAACTGAGTGTGATATTGCAGCATTACAACAATGTTTTGAACGTTTATATTGTAGTACAACACCAGGTgctgtatcatcatcatcaatacatcaacaacaaagtTGTCATCGTTCACCATTACAATATCCATTATTTCCACTTCAAGTACAAAGAAGATGGTCAGAAACAGCTGCTGCTGAAATTGCTgctgaaataaatgaaaatacaatgaGAAGATGGTCAATGCCATGGGATTGTCGTCATGTTACTGAATGGCCAAGACAACAAcaagatgaaaaaacaaaattaaaagtacCATATAATGATAGAAGTAGATCAACAACACCTGATTCTGTATGGAAATCAACTGGTATGGCTAGTCAAGATGGTCTTGAAGAAGCTATCCAGCTATTATCTTGTCGTCctggtaattaatttaaatttattattaataattagctttataaattattgaaataattatattttcaaggaATAAGACCGTCACATCAAAATTCTAGTTTTATGAATCAATATGTACCAGGTGTTACATTAACAACATGTAATTTAGAATCAAATTATGATGGTACTATTTGGCttaattcaagtaaaattgGATTTGGCTCAAGTGATCATTCAGATCAGTCTGGTTATCGTGACAGTGATCACAGTGGACAAagtggtaaataaaattatttaatttttgtttttatataaaaattaattattaaatttaatttagaacaCAGTGGAGGTAGTGGAAATGGTCATCGTGATAGTAAAGATAGTATTCATTCACACAGTGATCATGGAAGTCATCGTGAAATTGAAACAACTGGTGCCAATGATGTTCCATCACGTAAAAGTAGTTCATCAAATGAATCATGTTTATCTGGTAATAGTAGATCTGGTTCTGATAGTGCTGGACCTGGTGATACATCAAGATCACAGCTATACTCAATGTGGAGTGGTGGTGATTTgccatttattaaattaccaGAAAGCCATGAAAATCAAGATGATCGACCACCAactaattaatgaataattaaataataattatttacaaaaaatttttttggattataaaataatttttaaatataattagtcAATTTGACTCTAAaa from Aphidius gifuensis isolate YNYX2018 linkage group LG5, ASM1490517v1, whole genome shotgun sequence includes:
- the LOC122856732 gene encoding negative elongation factor B is translated as MSTSKNNGATSGNGLDDLGIPGQISLRDALTSCTDPLKAIEEFQLENGVLLPSLRPMLPLLDLHGVRRLDFHASVLEELREKLIKRITEIGNEREQKGASGDKRLKEMLSKSFSAVRVAALRPIVMCILRNTPHIDDKYLRVLVREKELYNSADTEVKRQIWKDNQSLFGDEVSPLFSRYIIEKEQVLFDHNNLNSLFFSPSPKIRRQGDVVIKLAHMIGHSVKLYDMVLQFLRTLFLRTKIIHYCTLRAELLMALHDSEIQDIISVDPCHKFTWCLDACIREKNVDIKRSRELQGFLDSIKRGQEQVLGDLSMTLCDPYAVNFLASSVIKISLHLINSESLPRDNAVLVLLLRMLALGLSAWNMIDSQDFKEPKLDSQVVTKFLPALMSLMVDDQIRQLNCKLPPDERESAIAIIEHSGPPPDACQAYSTSSGVAAVLAMYYALHVGGGNVNNSSNNNNNTGNIGSGQNIGGKTRGDARGLMRVLSILTNCDGQRAFEDPFLHTLVSSLILNMSDEFSNESFCTVIFDEFFLAGLGKDNVIRHLLKLLWYIYPKLPPARLHSLMKGLQPTSQHNEAVHSLYQSLKEKIGSKTVEETIVIEQNNRMSIDGPSSPLSSMTPTRL
- the LOC122856832 gene encoding uncharacterized protein LOC122856832, translating into MAEGGCNNEAKTNGDNPLSKNSLEMNECLGNWLTYLQMLNGLCSAGTKLAQSLKILLSNHEAILDCRLTGQCLLGWEELTRATSIASNTVKHHVVTALRDHETRDNDSEKHDILRDNLLTFINLQYQFCVACCQCLGGMAECSCGKTECDIAALQQCFERLYCSTTPGAVSSSSIHQQQSCHRSPLQYPLFPLQVQRRWSETAAAEIAAEINENTMRRWSMPWDCRHVTEWPRQQQDEKTKLKVPYNDRSRSTTPDSVWKSTGMASQDGLEEAIQLLSCRPGIRPSHQNSSFMNQYVPGVTLTTCNLESNYDGTIWLNSSKIGFGSSDHSDQSGYRDSDHSGQSEHSGGSGNGHRDSKDSIHSHSDHGSHREIETTGANDVPSRKSSSSNESCLSGNSRSGSDSAGPGDTSRSQLYSMWSGGDLPFIKLPESHENQDDRPPTN